CTCCGGCCCGTCGAGGTGCAGCCGCGCGTTGTCGATCCCCAGCGCGTAGAGGGCGGCGAGGAGGTGCTCGGGAGTGTCGACGGTGATCCCGTCCCGCTCGAGCCGGGTCGCGTTCCGCATCGGGGCCCTGTACTGCTGGAGCGCCGGAATGACGGTCCCGCGGTCCTCCCGGACGAACGCGATCCCCTCGCCGGGTCCCGCAGGACGGATGGTGAGCTCGACGGCCCGGCCGCTGTGCAGCCCGCGCCCCTTCAGGCGGACCACACCCTCGAGGGTGCGCTGGTTGGGCATGGCGCGATTGTAGCGCGGATCGCGAGTCCGGCCCGCGGTTGACCCGGAGCGGCCGCGGGACCGACAATCCCCCCGACCGCGACCGAGGAGCGCCCGGGCTTCGCCGGCCCCGGGCGGAGGATAGGCATGGGCACCTGGAAGCTCCCTCCCGAAACCGTCGAGGAGATGACGCAGCGGCTGGCGCGCGAGGCGCGGGCCGCGCTCGAGGCCGTCGAGATCCCCGTTCCGGAGCCCGAGGGCGGCACGGCGGACGCTCTTCCCGATGCCGTGGAAACGATCGCCGCCGCGCAGGGCCAGGCGGCGATCCTTCGGGCCCTTCTCGAAGGCGCCACGGTCGCCGGCGCGCGGGCGGCCTTGTTCGTGGTGCGCGACAGCGGCTACGTGGGCTGGGAGGGCCGCGGTTTCGAGGGCGATCCGGGCCTTGCCGGCTCGATCCGGGGCAAGGAGATCGCGGCGGGCGAGGCGGCCATGGAGCGCGTCGTCCAAACGGGCGCACCGGTGGCGGCCGGGGGGCCGGGAGAGCCGCCCGTCCCCTCTTTCGGCCAGTCCGGGACGGAGCGGGCGCTCCTCCTGCCGGTCAACGTCCGCGGCAAGATCGCCGGGATCGTCTACGCCGATCCCTCGGGAGACGGCCCGTTCGACGCGGCCGCCCTGAGGGTGCTCGTGACCGCCGCCTCGCTGGCCGTCGAGCGCCTCGCTCCGGTGGCTCCGCGAGCCGGCCGCCCCGCACCCAAGCCGTCGCCCGCCCCGCAGCCGGCCTCCCCCGGCGCGGCGACGTCCTCCGGTGAAACGCCCACCGGACCGGCCTCCGCCGAGGTCGAACGGCGCGAACCCGCGCCGGCGGCTCAGGAGCCCCCGCCGAGCGACGATCCGGCGGTGGAGGACGCGCGCCGGTTCGCGCGGCTCCTCGTCGAGGAGATCTGCCTGTACAACGGCGAGGGTGTCGAGATCGGCCGCACCCGGAAGGACCTCGCCACGCGGTTCGCCGACGAGATCGACCGGGCCCGGGCGATGTACGAGCAGCGCATCTCGGCCGAGGTGCGGGCGAAGGGCGACTTCTTCCACGAGGCGCTGGTGCGCGTTCTGGCCGGGGGTGATCCCTCCGCACTCGGTTCGCTCGCGAAGCAGCCCTCCTGAGGGAGCGGGGACGGAGCTCCCGGCGGACGCGCGGCGGAGCTTCCTCGGACGGGGAGCGCGCGGTGGCGGACCGCCGGGCCAGCCTCAGGGGCGATCTCGCCTTGCTCTGCTGCGCCGCGCTGTGGGGAGCGACCTTTCCCGCGACGCGCGCCTTGCTCCAGCACGCCTCGCCGCTCACGGCGAACGCCCTCCGGTTCACCGCCGCCGCCCTCTTGCTCGCGCCGGCCGGCCTCCGCGGGCGCTCATCCCCCGCGCGGCTCCCCGGCATCGCTCTCGGGCTGGTGCTGGGCGCGGGCTACGCGCTCCAGACCGCCGGTCTCGCGCGCATCGGCTCCGCCCGCTCCGCCTTCCTCACCGCCCTGTACGTGCTGATG
This region of Acidobacteriota bacterium genomic DNA includes:
- a CDS encoding EamA family transporter; this encodes MADRRASLRGDLALLCCAALWGATFPATRALLQHASPLTANALRFTAAALLLAPAGLRGRSSPARLPGIALGLVLGAGYALQTAGLARIGSARSAFLTALYVLMTPLVEWALRRGRPPLRTLAGGALAVAGVAVMSGPAAW